In Pseudomonas abieticivorans, the genomic window GTGCGATCAGGGCGCAGGATGGTCACGTGACGGCTAACGTCGTCGTCCTTCAACAGGCGGCAATAGGCAATCAGCCGGTGGTCGGCCTGGGCCTGCTCGCGGTGCAGGGCCAGGCAGTCAGCGTAAGGCTCCTCGGGGTCGAAAAAACGCAGGCTGTCCAGCTCGGGCGCATCGCCCGCCTGTTCGCACTCCAGCGCCTGCAAGTAAAACCAGTCCACCGTCAGGATGTGATTGAGGGTTGATTTGATCGACGGAAAAAAACTGCTGCGCGGCTCGACGAAATCGTCCTGGCTCAGTTGCCGGCAGGCCTTGTACAGCCGATGGTTGGCCCAGCCGTTGTTGTAGGCCATGGTCAACAGGTGATGGGACAAGGGCTCGACCACGGGACTATCCTCCGCTAAAACGTTGCAATTGCATTTCCTGCAGCCGGCTCAAGGTACGGCGAAAAGGGAACGCCAGGTACCCTTGAGTGTAGAGCGCCGTCAGCGGCACGGCAGCCTCCAGGTACAAGGGCACGCGGCGGTCATAGCATTCATCGACCAGGGCAATGAAGCGCCGCACGCTGTCGTCATGCACCGACAGCGCTGGCAACTCCCGATCGCCGGCCGCCACCCGCGCCGCGCCATCTTCGGTGCCACGGGCAATCTTTGCTTCTCGCTGATGGGCGCCAAGGTCGGGTATCTCGCTGATCACGATGGCCGTGAAGCGATCACACAGCAGCATGAAGTCCATGGCCGCCCACGGCTGGTCGCACAGGTCGGCGAAGCGGCACCATAGAATCGCTTCGCTGTATTGCACCACCGTAAGGCAACGATGGCCAACCGC contains:
- a CDS encoding DinB family protein, which translates into the protein MAYNNGWANHRLYKACRQLSQDDFVEPRSSFFPSIKSTLNHILTVDWFYLQALECEQAGDAPELDSLRFFDPEEPYADCLALHREQAQADHRLIAYCRLLKDDDVSRHVTILRPDRTQRDTRLRLLAHLFEHQIHHRGQVHAMLAETPIKPPQLDEFFCEGEAHLRALDFAELGWTEAQVWSGQ